In a genomic window of Wyeomyia smithii strain HCP4-BCI-WySm-NY-G18 chromosome 1, ASM2978416v1, whole genome shotgun sequence:
- the LOC129716980 gene encoding uncharacterized protein LOC129716980 codes for MNPTSKKEATSVEGLPNSFARGGIQRSTQKKAETDAVKSGGGKVNTPVSTPDITVDGPLLIKAIEKSRDKRPRVAALSEQLDAIIEFATNRTELVERAEAAEKEVWKERATESKGVQTDAPTFAVICSTGQTTKPTRQSLGEAAPENVKKRLVALSTRGSTPTGTRAEVSTGAATAGNPWVTVIGKGCQEGRKRQDGAAKKRPLRAKKAKSRGDALILRTDGSKYSEVLKKMRGETQLKELGADVRSIRRSRTGEIILELRKDAKNKGASYKAVAEQVLGKDVQVRALTSEVTLQLKNLDEIDIAQALKEKCGVEVATESIRLRKGPAGTQVATFRLASADVNLALKEGQLKVGWSVCPLGILQQPDVCFRCFEGGHKSWTCKGPDRSQLCRRCGGAGHKAKDCGEPPTWCVPGNGTPNTLWEAPGAQPASQLRNHARKGEATEPEPLLRGSAAAILSSH; via the exons ATGAATCCTACCAGTAAAAAAGAAGCGACGAGCGTGGAGGGACTACCAAATTCCTTTGcgagaggtggcatccagcggtctacGCAGAAGAAGGCAGAGACGGATGCAGTAAAATCCGGTGGTGGAAAGGTTAACACGCCAGTCTCCACACCGGACATAACGGTCGACGGTCCCTTGTTAATCAAGGCCATCGAGAAAAGTAGGGACAAGCGGCCAAGGGTGGCAGCGCTGTCCGAACAGCTCGATGCGATCATCGAGTTCGCAACGAATAGGA CCGAACTCGTGGAGCGGGCCGAAGCGGCTGAAAAGGAGGTGTGGAAGGAAAGGGCAACTGAATCCAAAGGGGTTCAGACTGATGCCCCCACGTTCGCAGTGATCTGCTCTACAGGGCAGACCACTAAGCCAACGCGGCAGTCCCTGGGGGAAGCGGCCCCCGAAAATGTGAAAAAGCGGTTGGTGGCGCTATCCACACGGGGCAGCACACCAACAGGCACAAGGGCCGAAGTGTCGACCGGAGCGGCTACTGCGGGAAACCCCTGGGTTACCGTGATAGGAAAAGGGTGCCAGGAAGGTAGAAAACGCCAAGACGGAGCGGCAAAGAAACGACCGCTAAGGGCCAAGAAGGCCAAGAGCAGGGGGGACGCCCTCATTCTCAGGACTGACGGGTCTAAGTActcggaagtattgaaaaagatgaggggcgaaacccagctcaaggagttgggggcagatgtgcggagcatccgccgatctcgcaccggcgagattatccttgagctccgaaaggatgcgaaaaacaagggcgcttcctacaaggcggtagccgagcaggtcctcggcaaggatgtgcaagttcgggcactcacctcggaggtgactctccagcttaaaaacctggatgaaatcgacattgcacaagccctcaaggagaagtgcggggtggaggtggctactgagtcaatccgcctccggaaGGGTCCAGCGGGAACCCAAGTGGCCACCTTCCGGTTAGCGTCGGCGGACGTGAACCTGGCACTGAAGGAAGGTCAGCTAaaggtcggctggtcagtatgccccctgggtatactccagcaaccggacgtttgcttccggtgcttcgagggaggacataagtcctggacctgcaaggggcccgataggagccaactatgcaggcgttgcggtggtgcaggccataaagcgaaggactgtggggagcctCCCACATGGtgtgttccgggaaacgggacgccaaacactttatgggaggccccaggtgcccagccggcaaGCCAGTTACGAAACCACGCGCGTAAGGGTgaggcaactgaacctgaaccattgctacgcggctcagcagctgctatactaagcagccactga
- the LOC129719070 gene encoding cytochrome P450 315a1, mitochondrial: MRISPYVADSMHLDVWQKFEKIVKETLNTASKIIDVSLEDIEQGDGLLSKFQNSVSSREDIHRIFADFIIAAGDTTAFSTLWCLYLLAKHQTVQEKVRFSIIQSGDLESPLIRATVKETLRMFPVAPFIGRFLDQDSIIGGYNIPKNTLALLSLYSAGRDETNFLRPNEFIPQRWMRGNERSESYQPFNVNASLPFAMGSRSCVGRRIALYQMHFLLSKLLQHYKITVDNTEVEAELKLVTIPKNKFKLMFTNFN; encoded by the exons ATGCGAATTTCCCCTTATGTGGCTGATAGCATGCACTTGGATGTCTGGCAAAAATTCGAGAAAATTGTAAAGGAAACTTTGAATACAG caaGTAAAATTATTGACGTTTCACTCGAAGATATCGAACAAGGAGATGGGTTGCTGTCGAAATTTCAAAACAGTGTATCATCACGGGAAGATATACACCGTATATTCGCAGATTTCATTATTGCTGCTGGTGATACC ACTGCTTTTAGTACATTATGGTGTTTATACCTACTAGCAAAACATCAAACTGTTCAGGAAAAGGTTCGCTTTAGCATAATACAAAGTGGAGACTTAGAATCTCCACTAATTCGAGCAACAGTGAAAGAAACTTTACGAATGTTTCCAGTTGCCCCATTCATTGGTCGGTTCTTGGATCAAGATTCAATCATCGGTGGCTATAATATTCCAAAAAAT ACGTTAGCATTATTGTCACTTTATAGCGCTGGAAGAGATGAGACTAATTTTCTTAGACCTAATGAATTCATTCCTCAAAGGTGGATGCGTGGAAATGAACGAAGTGAATCATATCAGCCTTTTAACGTCAATGCTAGTTTACCTTTTGCAATGGGCAGCAGAAGTTGCGTAGGTCGCCGCATCGCATTGTATCAGATGCATTTTCTACTTTCGAAG CTACTACAGCACTACAAAATAACAGTAGATAATACTGAAGTGGAAGCAGAGTTAAAACTTGTAACTATTCCGAAAAACAAGTTTAAACTAATGTTCACCAATTTTAACTAA
- the LOC129718075 gene encoding uncharacterized protein LOC129718075 produces MTQETFYEYLKNVFHPWLLRFKVAFPILLFVDGHRSHVSLQTTEFCKEKQTVLICLFPNSTHVLQPLDVAFFRGLKVKWNKRLIDWRTFRAGESLKRHDFAPLLKRAVDMVNLSPTLCNGFRKCGLYPWNPDAVNYAMLLQNKTPQTSASTAQKQPISDTNNEFESKNVLLGLKSYLTVGQLKRFEDNYSNTIRTGPVGDTNLFYVWQTIKRESNEQHSTIQNEKLPRFSGFHESEIRAGRLNVQARFASFEQQAISSQDDSVCNEQLTEEAMHFFRG; encoded by the exons ATGACACAGGAGacattttatgaatatttaaaaaatgttttccacCCATGGCTACTGAGATTCAAGGTAGCTTTTCCCATTTTACTTTTCGTAGATGGCCATAGATCGCACGTTTCTCTTCAGACCACTGAGTTTTGCAAGGAGAAACAAACTGTATTGATTTGTCTTTTTCCAAATTCAACACATGTGCTTCAGCCTCTAGATGTCGCATTTTTCAGAGGTCTGAAAGTTAAGTGGAACAAGCGGCTCATTGATTGGCGTACTTTTCGTGCCGGTGAGTCTTTGAAAAGGCATGATTTTGCACCTTTATTGAAGCGGGCAGTTGATATGGTCAACTTATCACCCACTTTGTGCAACGGGTTCCGCAAATGCGGTCTTTATCCGTGGAACCCAGATGCAGTGAACTATGCAATGCTTTTACAAAATAAAACTCCACAAACATCAGCCTCAACAGCCCAAAAGCAACCGATAAGCGATACTAATAATGAGTTCGAATCTAAAAATGTTTTGCTCGGATTAAAATCATATCTCACTGTTGGTCAACTGAAAAGATTTGAGGATAATTATTCAAACACAATTCGGACCGGACCTGTTGGTGAcacaaatttgttttatgtttggcAGACCATTAAACGGGAATCCAATGAACAACACAGCACAATACAAAACGAAAAGTTACCGAGATTTAGCGGATTTCATGAGTCGGAAATACGTG CTGGTCGTCTTAATGTTCAGGCAAGATTCGCATCGTTTGAGCAACAGGCCATTTCGTCTCAAGATGACTCCGTTTGTAACGAGCAATTAACGGAGGAAgcaatgcatttttttcgaggATAG